In the genome of Asterias amurensis chromosome 16, ASM3211899v1, one region contains:
- the LOC139949039 gene encoding lanosterol 14-alpha demethylase-like yields MASGGAGSSLIEGAIGRWQDTSTMTMLLLTSTFILVLGAVFRKIIGGGEKSDVSLPPRIPSSIPFLGKAIEFQENPIDFLEKAYKKYGSVFSFTMVGQTFTYLIGPVSSAVLFNSKNDQLNAEEVYGRLTTPVFGKGVAYDVPNAKFLEQKKILKIGLNVAQFRKHIGLVQEEALDYLKRWKNNSGQENLFVAMSELIISTASRCLHGKEIRSKLDERVAQLYMDLDGGFNHLAWLFPSWIPFPSFRKRDKAHLEVKKIFYKAIQERRDSEDPDDDMLQTLLTTTYKNGTLLTDDEVAGMCIGLLLAGQHTSSTTSSWLGFYLAKNKDIQDRCYQEQLEVCGDDIDDPLTYDQVKEMSLLDRCLKETLRLRPPIMTMMRMAKVPMTVQGYTIPPGHQVCVSPTVNQRIEDQWMPEPMTFNPDRFIDESASNSDKFSYVPFGAGRHRCIGENFAYVQIKTIMSVLIRKYELSLVDDYFPSINYKTMIHTPFKPIIAYKLRK; encoded by the exons ATGGCGAGTGGAGGAGCTGGCAGTTCGCTGATCGAAGGAGCGATCGGACGATGGCAGGACACCAGCACGATGACTATGTTGTTGTTGACATCAACCTTTATTCTTGTTCTTGGTGCCGTCTTCCGGAAGATTATCGGTGGGGGAGAAAAGTCG gaTGTGAGTCTACCTCCGAGAATTCCATCAAGTATTCCCTTTCTCGGTAAAGCAATCGAGTTCCAAGAAAACCCAATTGACTTCCTTGAGAAAGCGTATAAAAAG TATGGTTCGGTGTTTTCTTTTACAATGGTTGGTCAGACCTTCACTTACCTGATTGGTCCAGTGAGCAGTGCTGTCCTCTTCAACAGTAAGAACGACCAATTAAACGCTGAGGAGGTCTATGGGCGGTTGACCACACCCGTATTTGGAAAGGGTGTGGCATATGATGTCCCGAATGCG AAATTCCTGGAACAGAAGAAGATATTGAAGATTGGTTTGAACGTTGCTCAGTTCCGTAAACATATTGGTCTGGTCCAAGAAGAGGCGCTTGATTATCTGAAACGATGGAAGAACAACAGCGGTCAAGAAA ATCTGTTTGTTGCAATGTCCGAGTTGATTATCTCAACAGCAAGTCGTTGTCTCCACG GCAAAGAGATTAGATCCAAGCTGGATGAGCGTGTGGCTCAACTCTACATGGATCTCGACGGCGGTTTCAATCACCTAGCCTGGTTGTTCCCAAGTTGGATTCCCTTTCCTAGTTTCCGTAAGCGTGACAAAGCCCACCTTGAGGTCAAGAAGATCTTCTACAAG gccatTCAAGAGAGAAGAGATAGTGAAGATCCCGATGATGATATGTTACAGACATTACTGACAACAACGTACAA AAATGGTACCCTTCTTACAGATGATGAGGTAGCTGGGATGTGTATAGGATTGCTTCTAGCAGGGCAGCATACGTCATCAACTACAAGTTCCTGGCTGGGATTCTATCTAGCCAAAAACAAGGATATACAA GACCGTTGTTACCAGGAGCAACTTGAAGTCTGTGGAGATGACATAGATGATCCCCTAACTTATGATCAG GTTAAAGAGATGTCCTTATTGGATCGTTGCTTAAAGGAAACCCTGAGACTCCGCCCACCAATCATGACCATGATGAGAATGGCCAAGGTTCCAATG ACTGTCCAAGGTTATACCATTCCACCAGGACACCAAGTGTGCGTATCACCGACTGTCAACCAACGCATTGAGGACCAATGGATGcctgaacccatgacctttaaCCCTgatcg GTTCATAGATGAGAGTGCCTCTAACAGTGACAAGTTTTCCTACGTTCCCTTCGGAGCGGGTCGTCACCGCTGCATCGGGGAGAACTTCGCCTACGTGCAAATCAAGACCATCATGTCTGTGTTGATACGCAAATACGAGCTGTCATTAGTGGATGACTACTTTCCATCCATCAACTACAAAACCATGATCCACACACCGTTCAAACCAATCATTGCCTATAAGCTCAGGAAGTAA